In the genome of Halodesulfovibrio sp., the window AGGTGAGCTTATTGTCGGTAACCAATGCAGCATGCCTCGCTCTGCACCTATTTTTCCTGAATTTTCCTGCAAATGGGTAGAAGAAGAACTTGATCGTCTGGAAAAAAGAACAGCGGACGTGTTCCTTATTTCTGAAGAAACAAAAGAAAAGTTACGCAGTGCTTTTACATACTGGGATGGTAGAACCACTAACGAAATTGCTGCCGCTCTTATGCCGCCTGAATCATTGGAAGCGCATAACGATGTTGTCTACACAGTTGGAAACTATTTTTATAACGGCGTAGGGCATATTTCTCCTGACTACAGCAAAGTTCTCAATGAAGGTTTGAATTCTGTTGTTGAATCCGCAGAAAGCGCCATCGAAGAATTAGATTTTGCGGATGCCGATGCACAGAATAAACGTCGTTTCTTAGAATCTGTTGTGATCGCAAATAACGCTGTTATTGCATTTGCAGAACGCTTTGCAAAGGTTGCAGAAGAGCAGGCTGCTTCATGTGAAGGAACTCGTAAAGATGAGCTGCTAGAAATTGCTCGAATTTGCCGTAAGGTTCCTGCACAGCCTGCTGATACATTACAGGAAGCGTTGCAGGCGTTCTGGTTTGTTCATCTTGTTGTGCAAATTGAGTCTAACGGTCACTCTATTTCCCCTATGCGCTTTGACCAGTACATGAATCCGTTCTTGCAAGAAGGTTCAACTTCTGTGGAAAGAGCACAAGAAATGCTGGATATGCTCTGGGTGAAGTTTGCTGAACTGAATAAAGTTCGAGATGAAGCCTCCACCATGGCATTTGCCGGTTACCCTATGTTCATGAACCTTATTGTTGGTGGACAGCAACGTGATGGTTCTGACGCAACAAACGCTATGTCGTTCCTCGTTCTTCAAGCAAGCGCAAACACCAAACTCTACGCTCCTTCCCTTTCTATTCGTATTCATGAAGGCACTCCAGATATTCTATATAAACGTGCAGCAGAGGTAAGCCGCCTTGGTCTCGGATATCCGGCATACTACAATGATCGTGTGATTATTCCGGCACTCCTCGCACGCGGTTTAAGTAGAGAAGATGCACGAGACTACGGTATTATCGGCTGCGTAGAACCTCAGGTGGGCGGCAAAACTGAAGGATGGCATGACGCTGCATTCTTCAATATGTCTAAAGTCGTTGAGCTATGCTTGAATGATGGTGTGGACAGACGTACCGGTAAACAGATTGGTCCAAAGAGTGGTAAACTTGAAGATTTTACCAGCTTTGACGAAGTGATGCAGTCATACGAAGCTCAGACAAGCTATTTCGTAAAGCTGATGGCTGCGGCGGATAATGCTGTTGATATGACACATGGTAAGCATTGTCCGTTACCGTTCCTTTCCGGTTTAGTTGAAGATTGCATCGGGCGCGGTATGTCTCTTCAGGAAGGCGGCGCAATTTACAACTTCACAGGGCCACAGGGTGTTGGCGTTGCTAATGCTGGTGACTCTCTTGCTGCAATTAAGAAGCTTGTGTTTGAAGAGAAGTTGATTACTGTCAAAGAATTGCAAGATGCTCTGCACAGCAATTTTGAAGGACAGGAAGACCTGCGGCTTATGTTGGTAAACCGTGCTCCTAAATACGGCAATGACAATGACTTTGCAGACGCAGTGGCAAAAGATGCAGCCGATATCTACTGCAATGAAGTGAACCGTTACACGAACCCTCGTGGCGGTAAATTCCAGCCTGGTTTGTACCCTGCTTCTGCAAACGTACCTCTTGGTTCTGTTGTTACGGCAACTCCTGACGGACGCATGGCATGGAGTCCGCTTGCAGATGGTGTATCTCCTATCTCAGGTTACGATAGTTGCGGTCCGACTGCTTCAGTACTTTCCGTTGCAAAACTTGATCATGAAATTGCATCCAACGGTACGCTGCTTAACCAGAAGTTCCATCCATCAGCACTTGCAGGTGATAACGGACTTGAAAACCTGAAAGCAGTAACGGAAACATACTTCCAGAATGGTGGTTTCCACGTTCAGTATAACGTTATCAGCCGCGAAACCTTGGAATTGGCACAGGAAAAACCGGAAGACTACAAAGGTCTTGTAGTTAGGGTTGCCGGATACAGTGCATTCTTTACCGCACTCGACAAATCGCTACAGGACGATATTATCGCCCGTACCGAACAGACATTCTAAGCAACGTCGCGGAGCCGGATTTCCGGCTCCGCATTATAAAGGACATAGAGCATGACGTGGAAAGAACGCCAACACTCCTTTCGATTATCTGATCGATATAATGCTGCCCTGACCGGAACTGTTTTTGATATCCAGCGGTTTTCTGTTCACGACGGTAACGGGATTAGAACTCTGGTCTTTCTGAAAGGGTGTCCGCTGCACTGTATGTGGTGTCAGAATCCAGAATCGATGAGTCCGAAGCCGGAGTTGATGCGTCTTCCACACCTGTGCATTGGATGTGGTAAATGCATTGAGAAATGTCCAGAAAACGTGTTTTCGATTGACTCAGAAGGGGCATTTATTGTCGAGCGTGACAAATGCACATATTGTGGAGAGT includes:
- a CDS encoding glycyl radical protein — translated: MTTNPPKLVIPKLCEPTERVSQALERFVNTAPAICAERAVLLTESYKATEGQPIAIRRAKALENVLANMSVFIQEGELIVGNQCSMPRSAPIFPEFSCKWVEEELDRLEKRTADVFLISEETKEKLRSAFTYWDGRTTNEIAAALMPPESLEAHNDVVYTVGNYFYNGVGHISPDYSKVLNEGLNSVVESAESAIEELDFADADAQNKRRFLESVVIANNAVIAFAERFAKVAEEQAASCEGTRKDELLEIARICRKVPAQPADTLQEALQAFWFVHLVVQIESNGHSISPMRFDQYMNPFLQEGSTSVERAQEMLDMLWVKFAELNKVRDEASTMAFAGYPMFMNLIVGGQQRDGSDATNAMSFLVLQASANTKLYAPSLSIRIHEGTPDILYKRAAEVSRLGLGYPAYYNDRVIIPALLARGLSREDARDYGIIGCVEPQVGGKTEGWHDAAFFNMSKVVELCLNDGVDRRTGKQIGPKSGKLEDFTSFDEVMQSYEAQTSYFVKLMAAADNAVDMTHGKHCPLPFLSGLVEDCIGRGMSLQEGGAIYNFTGPQGVGVANAGDSLAAIKKLVFEEKLITVKELQDALHSNFEGQEDLRLMLVNRAPKYGNDNDFADAVAKDAADIYCNEVNRYTNPRGGKFQPGLYPASANVPLGSVVTATPDGRMAWSPLADGVSPISGYDSCGPTASVLSVAKLDHEIASNGTLLNQKFHPSALAGDNGLENLKAVTETYFQNGGFHVQYNVISRETLELAQEKPEDYKGLVVRVAGYSAFFTALDKSLQDDIIARTEQTF